The Desulfofalx alkaliphila DSM 12257 genome includes the window TATGTAAATGCGCCCATGCCGCTGTTTTTTAATGAAGCAGACAACAAAACACGCCTTGCCGGAAGAGGCAAGGCGTGTTTAATTCACTAATAATTAATATGCACTTGGTTTCCAATCATTTCAACGGTGGCCCCCAATTGTTCAGCCACAAATCTTACCGGCACCATGGTGCGGCCATCTTCAATAAAGGGCACCACGTCTAAAGACTTGTCTTCCCCATTGACCTTGAAGGAATTTTCACCGATATGCATCTGAATAACTTTATCACCCTTGGTGATGCACACCCGGTTTGGTTCCACCCAATCAACGGCGCCACCCAGTTCTTCCGCTACAAATCTCACCGGCGCCACGGTGCGATTGTCTTTGATATAGGGATTTATATCAGTTATCATAATATCACCGTTAACCACTAAAATAAGTTCATCTTCAGCCGCAATCTCTTCAACGATAGCCGTGAGTATTAATTCATTGAGATCCAGACTGTTTTCTTCAGTTAGTTGAGGTGCAGACAGTGATATGTGGGGGTCTATTTCAGCCACTGAATTGATGTTTACCACCACATCCAGCATGGCCATATTGTTAGCGGTTTCATAGGCCTGTACACTGATTTTATCCTTGCCTGTTCCTTGCTTGTCGTCATATTGATATTCTTGCACCCAGGCAAAGTTAACTTCCAGGTTTGACGGAATGTTTTTGTGGCAGACGGTGAAGTTAAGATCGCTGCTCCGGTTCTCCGGCGCACCGTCGGCGGTGATAACAAATTCAACGCTGCCTAAATTCATTTCTTCAGCATCACTGTAACTAACCAGTAAATTAAACTCACTGTTGCCGCCGGGCAGTATGGGAGTCTGATAGTAAAGCTTTTCAATGGTTACGTAAGTGCTGACTTCTCTGATTATTTCTTCCTTGGGCATTCCACTGATACTGTTAATTATTTCTTGCCTCAATTCTTCCTCAGAAACACCCATCTCTTCAAAGGCAGTCCCATTCATTTTCACAAGGATGTCAACAAAACGATTGGTTTCCTTTTCCAATTTTGTCAGCAGGTTAATCAGTGTGTCTTCAAATCCCTGCTGATCCAGTTCAATTATTATATGGCCGCCCTTTATGCTGAAATACTGCTCAGGCACCGCTTCAATCATAAAGAGCATTAATTCAATATATTCCTTAGGCAATGTTTGCTGTTTATAGCTTTGCATTTGCTCCCACATGCTGGTCATTTCTTTGGTGGGTAAATACAAATACTCTGTGCTTGGTTCAAAGGGCATTGGCTGATCCGGAGCAAGGTACTGCTGAACAATATCAAACAATGCTCTTTCAAGAATCAATTTATCCTCTGTGATGTACATGTCAGTGCTGTGTTGTTTACCTAAAAAGTCAGTTAGCAAATTTAATTTCATTGTTTTGTTGGGCTCGTCCAGATAGTAAATAAAGTCTACTTTAGATCCGGTAAAATCAGGCATCCCTTGAGCCAGCGCTCCGGCAAACTTTTCCACCTCAAGGTTGGATTCGCCCCTGGACTTGTTGTAAAACTCAGGGTTAATACCCAGGTCAAACACCTTGATTTTGCCAATTAATGCATCCTTCGCCGATAAGTTCATGGCCCCTGCGCCCATTGCCAAAGCCAGGCACAATACCAGGGTTAGCACCATGATTAGTGGTCTTTTAAATCTCATGCTTTTCCTCCTGTAATTAATTTTTTGTCCATAAGTATTTTAACATAAAAGCTTGTGTTAAACATCACTAATTCACTTGAAAAAATTACTTGGCTTGGGCCAAGGGCTTACCCGGCTAAGATCTATTTATTGCTCAGTCTGCCAATTAATTTGTCTAAATACACCGACTTCATTTGTTTGCTGGCCATAAGCTGCTTTATTGGCGGCAGCTTTAATATTGCTGATAAAATGGCGGCCATTGCCCGGTGGCTTTGAAAAGCTTGGTTATCAAATATCAGCTCTTGCAGTTTGCCCCTCTCTATGGCCATTAGCACCACCCGGTGCACTGAGTTTGCCGGGGTAATTACCCGCCGGCTTCGGCTCTTGAGCGAAATACAGCCCAAGGAACAATTCCTTACACATACACCGCAGCCCAGACAAATGTTTTCGTCCACCCGGGCTTTTTTCGTTCTTTTCCCAGCCACACTAATTTCTTCTATATTAATGGCATTTATGGGGCACACCTGGGCGCATTTGCCACACCCGGTGCAGCTCTTATTATTGATATGGGGCAAAAAGTTTGTGGTGTGCACCGGCTGCAGCATGCCAAATTTTTTAGCCACCACCAGGGCTTCACAACAGCAGCCGCAACAGTTGCAAATAAAACTTACATCGTGTCGCACGTTCTCTCCGCATTGCACCAAATTGTTTTCATAGGCCATATGCAGCAACTCTAAGCCCTCGGACGCATCCACCCGCCGGGCAAACTGATGCCTAATAAGGGAATGGGCTGTATTGTTAAAGGTCATGCAAATGTCCATGGGGGCATTGCATGCCGTACCCAAATGTTCTTTTTTATGCCTGCAGTAGCACATGCTTATACCGATATGTTTGGCGGTCTTAATCACATGGCTGGCCCGTTCGTAATCTAACACATGGATGGCATTTTCATTGGTTAAGACCCGCTCTTGCACAAATACCCTGCCCAAGCGGGTTTCACTGCCAAAGAACAAATCCTTAATAAAGTCTTCTTCCTCATTTAGATATTGATAAAAGAGCTGACTTAACAGCTTCTGGTCAATATCCCCCCTGGTTCTCATCAAGGCAAATTCAAAAAAGCCGGCCATGGGGGGCGGCAGTATATATTTAGTGGTGCCCTTATAATCGGCATCCAATAGAATTGCCCTGGAGGTCAATTGCTCTAATATTTGCTGGGCTTCTTTCTCGCTCATTTTCCATATTCTAGCTGCCTTTTTGGCACTAAAGGGCTTGATGGGTAATTGGGCCACCAACTGGGCCTCTTTTTCGGTAAATAAAACGGCCAGTATTTTATACAATGTTTCGGAGGGGGGTGCCCCTTGGGGAAATCTGTTTAATCTTTCCTGCAGCTTTTTATAGCTGGCCCTAGCGGTATGGTGAGCCATGGTCAGTATCCTTTCTTTTGGTTTTATTCCATTATATACCATAAATCCTCTTTTACAAAAAGTAGGGCCGGGCTTTTATCTTAATTTATTTTCTGACCAACCGATTAATAATGTATTTGCCAAAGGGCCCCTTTATTGACGGCATTAAATAGGCGTTCACCAGCAACTCTATGGACTTTATTATTCTAACCTCTAAAGGTTTTCTGAACATGTATATCACCCACCTTTATCTGTGATTATTCTTATAGTATTAAAGGGGGGCAATATATGTTCAGGCCCTTTACTTATTTATTTGAGTTTTAATTTTGCCAGGGCGTCGGCCAAAGCAGTGTTTATTGGCTCATCCTCAATCTTTTGCTGCCGCTGAAGGAATTTCTGCACATCTCTTTTGGACACATTACTCTTTTCATTTTTCCTTCTGTCGTTAAAGGCGGTTAATTTCTCACGATAGCCGCAGCCGCAGACAAATATTTGTCCCTCACCTTGGCCGTACAGTTCCAGCATTTTACGGCAGTTTGGGCACCTGGCCTTGGTGGTTTTACTGACGCCTTCTCTGTGACCACAGTCCCTATCCTGGCAGACCAGCATTTTGCCCCTTTTGCCCTTCACCTCTAATAAAAACTTGCCGCAGATCGGGCACCTATTGCCGGTTAGGTTATCATGTTTAAATTTTCCCTCACTGTTTTTAATTTCATTGACGGCGGCTTTGGCATAGGCCTTCATGTCATTTATAAATTTGTTTTTGTTCAGGGCTCCCTTCGAGATAGCTTCCAGCCTTTGCTCCCATTGGGCAGTCAGGGCCGGAGACTTCAAATCCTCTGGCACCAGTTCTAATAGCTGCCTTCCCTTGGAAGTAATATAAATATGCTTGCCTTGTTTTTCAATTAAAAAGTTATTAAAGAGCTTATCAATAATATCGGCCCTGGTGGCCACCGTGCCTAAACCCCCGGTTTTACCAAGGGTTTTAATAAGGTCTTTACTTTCACCGGCCATATACTGAACCGGATTTTCCATGGCAGCCAGTAAACTTCCTTCGGTGAAGGGCTCCGGCGGCTTAGTCTCACCCGTGGTTTGCGATACCGATAATACCTTTAAGCTGTCCCCTTTTTTCACAGGGGGCAGCAATTCTTCTGAAATTCCGTCCCCATCATCTTCTTCAAAGTTGTAGTCGTATACTTCCTTCCAACCTTGGGCCAGTACAGTTTTACCCCGGCAGACAAAGTTCTCATGGCCTATGACTGCCCTAACGGTAGTTTGCTGATACTCAAAGGGCGGAAAAAACACCGCCAAAAACCTTTTTACAACTAAGTCATAAATCTTTCTTTCCCTGTCGTCTAAGTTATCCAAATATGTCCCTTGTTCAGTGGGAATAATGGCATGGTGGTCTGATACCTTGCTGTTATCAACGAAGTGCCTGCCTGCCTTAAGAGTGTTTTTCAGCACTTGGTTAGCCAGTTTAGCGTACCCCATATGGGCACAAGCCTCAACCCGATCCCTTAGGGTGTCCACCATATCAGTGGAAATATATCTGGAATCTGTGCGGGGGTAAGTCAACAACTTGTGCTGTTCGTACAGCCGCTGCATTATCGACAGCGTTTCCTTTGCCGAGTAGCCAAAAAATTTATTGGCATCCCGCTGCAGGGTGGTTAGGTCGTATAAGTGCGGCGGGTGGATTTTTTTATTCACCTTATCCACCGCGGTAACTTGGGCATTTTTATTGCTCAGGGTATTTAAAATTTCCTGACACTTATGCTGATCAAAAATTCTTGTATCCTTTGTTTTGCTGTGCTGCCAAACCAGCTTGAGTTTGTCTGTGACAGCAACAAGGCCGTAATACTGCCGCGGCTTAAAATTTTTAATTTCTTCATCTCTTTTTAATACCATGGCCAGGGTAGGCGTCTGCACCCTGCCGCATGAAAGCTGGGCATTATATTTACAGGTCAGCGCCCTGGTGGCGTTAATCCCTACCAACCAGTCAGCTTCAGACCGAGCCACAGCAGAGGCATATAGGTTTTCATAATCTTTACCGTCCCTTAAGTTGTTAAAACCATCAACTATGGCCTTGTCGGTAACCGAAGAAATCCACAGCCTCTTAATGGGTTTTTTCACCCTGGCCTTTTCAATAATCCACCGGGCCACCAGTTCCCCTTCCCTGCCCGCATCGGTGGCTATCACAATATCTTTCACGTCTTTGCGGTTCATTTGGCTGCTTACGGTTTTAAACTGCTTACCGCTTTGTTTAATAACCACCAATTTAAAATACGGTGGGATTATGGGCAGGTCTTCCATGCGCCAAGAACTGTATTTTGCATCATAGGCCTCCGGATCAGCCAGCGTCACCAGATGGCCCAAGGCCCAGGTAACAATATATTTTTGTCCCTCTAAGTAGCCGTTTCCTTTCTGATTGCACCTCAGTACCCTGGCTATATCCCTGGCCACCGATGGTTTTTCAGCTAGTACCAGTGTTTTTCTCATTTTATGGACCCCTTCTGAATTGTGCTATTTTTTTCTTCCTTTAACAAGTTAGTATAACACATTTTTCTCAACCTAAAATAAGCGCCTCTAAATTAGCCAATAATTTCCTAGTAACTTAGAATGGCAAAGTGTCAATAATAAATAATAAAATTAAAAGACTATTAGGGAGGACGTAAAAGCTAATGCAAGGAACTGTAAAGTGGTTTAATGCCGCAAAGGGGTTTGGGTTTATTGAAAGCAGCGAAGGTGAAGATATTTTCGTTCATTTCTCAGCAATACAGGTGGATGGATTTAAAACTCTGGAAGAGGGACAAAGGGTTGAGTTTGATATTGTTGAGGGCAGTCGCGGTTACCAGGCAGCCAACGTGGTTCCGCTGTAAGATAAATATATAAAATATAGAGGGTGCCCCAGGGCCTTAAATTGAGCCGGGGCACCTTCTTTTCCCTCTTAAATTTTACCGCCCTTGGAAAGGCGATCATCCCTTTAGAAGGTCCACATTAACTAAGTTTGGTGGAGTCTTGCCTGCCAGCGCCTGCAATAAATTTTCGGCTGCCAAATTAGCCATGGTCATTCTTGTTTTTTTACTGGCACTGCCAATGTGCGGAAGGGCAACTACATTGGGCAGTGAAAGCAAAGGATTATCCAAGGGAACCGGTTCTTCTTCAAAAACGTCTAAACCGGCAGCCCAGATTTCGCCCTTTACTAGGGCATTATACAAAGCCTTTTCATTAACAATTCCACCCCGGGCAGTATTTATGAGAACGGCTGTTTTTTTCATTAAGGATAATTCACGTTTGCCGATTAAATTTACCGTTTCCGGTGTAAAGGGCGTCATTATAACCACAAAATCTGATTCCTTCAGCAATACATCCAAGTCAACATATTCTGCATTCAGTTCTTTTTCCACAGCCGGTTTCCGGTTTCGATTATGATAAATTATCCTCATATCAAAGCCCTTGGCTCTTTTTGCAAGTGCTTCCCCAATGCGCCCCATACCGATAATTCCAAGGGTGGCACCGTATACATCCTGGCCGGTAAGCAGCATCGGAGACCAAGTTTTCCATTTACCCTCACGCAGGAAGTCCGATGATTCTACCAATCTGCGGGCAGTTGCCAGCAACAGGGCAAAGGTTAAGTCAGCGGTGGTTTCTGTTAACACACCGGGCGTATTTGTTACCATGATGCCCCTGGCAGTGGCAGCCTTTAAGTCAATATTGTTAAAGCCAACGGCCATATTGCTGATTACCTTTAGATTTTTGGCCTTGCTGATCAAGGCCTCATCAATATTGTCCGTCAACAGGCTGTATATGCCGTCCACTTCAACAACGGCCTTTTCCAACACCTCATATGGAACCGGAAGGTCTTCCTGCTCCCATAGGGCCACCTCACAGACTTCACTGATTAAAGCCAAGGTTTCATCGGGAATTTTTCTGGTGATATAAACTTTTGGTTTCAAAAAAGTCACATCCTTTTTATATATTGTGGACTTGTTTTATGCTTCAATGTTCACCACGGACCCGCCCCATCCCTATCCAGTATAGCCCATAATACAAATACGGGCACTTCTCCATTACCGGTAATCACCCTTCCACCTGGGGGCTTGTTATATTTATCACACCGCTTCACTGCTAATTACAAAAGTAGTTAATTTTTCCATTTGATAACCCCCAACCCTTTACTTCTCTAATTTACCGGGTTATAATATATATAATAACACTTTTCCAATAAGTATATATCTTTTTGGGCGACTACCTCTTTATATTTTGAGGTAGTCGCATTTATATACTTTATTGGTACGGCAACAGTATTAAGAAAGGATTGGTAGTATGCCCAGAACTATATATATCACTAACGCTGATAAAGAGAAGTTACAAAAGCTGATTGACGAGGAAAAGGAATTTAATCCCAGTAGCAGAGAATTTATTCACAATCTGGAAAAGGAATTAAATTCAGCCAAGGTGGTGTCTTCTAAGGAGGTTCCCCCCGATGTCATAACGATGAATTCAAAAATCTTATTAAAAGATTTAGATACCGATGAAGAAATGACCTATACACTGGTTTACCCTGCAGACGCAGACCTATTGGAAGACAAAATTTCAGTTTTGGCACCGGTGGGCACAGCACTTCTCGGCTACAAAGAAGGAGATATAATTGACTGGCCGGTCCCCAGCGGCATGGCAAGGTTAAAGATCGAAAAGATTCTTTACCAACCGGAGGCCGCCGGTGATTATCAATTGTAGAAGGCGAGGCTGCTAGGCCCCGCCTTTTGTCTTTATCTTAAAAGTTACGGTAAACATATTGAAAGTTATTGAAAAATGTTTTATAATGAATCCGTTTGTTATTTTTTAATAAGTGACGGGATGTGATAGTGTGAAAAATTACGATGTAATAGTAGTTGGTGCTGGTCCCGCCGGTATTTTTACATGTTATGAGTTGATCTTAAAGTCCCCTGGAGTAAAGGTACTGTTAATAGATAAGGGAAGGGATATCCATAAACGGGTATGCCCCATTTTGCAAAAGAAAACTGCCAAATGCCCACCGGCAACCACAAAGAAAGACCATGCCGGATGTGAACCGGCGTGTTCAATAACCAACGGTTTTGGCGGAGCCGGTGCTTATTCTGACGGAAAGTTTAATATCACCACTGAATTTGGTGGCTGGATGACTGACTATTTACCCCCATCAGAGGTTTTACAATTAATTAAGTATGTGGACCAAATTAATATAAAACACGGGGCCACCTCCACAGCCTCTGACCCCACCACCCGTGCGGTGAAGGACATTGAGAAAAGGGGCTTAGGCGTAGGCTTAAAACTATTGCGGGCCCAGGTAAGACACTTGGGTACTGAGCAAAACCTAGAGATTTTGAAGAGCATTTTTAACTACCTGCAGAACAAGGTCGATATGCTCTTTGAGAGAGAAGTGGCCGACATCCTCATCAAAACAGAGGGTGATAAAAAAATCGCCGCCGGCGTGATATTACAAAACGGGGAGCAGTACTACGCCGACAAAGTTGTGCTGGTGCCGGGCCGGGATGGCAACGAGTGGATTACCAAGATATTTAACAAATGCAACATTGAGATTACCAATAACCAGGTGGATGTGGGTGTCCGTGTAGAAACCCTGGACACCATTATGGAAGAAATTAATGAGCATTTATATGAAGGTAAGTTTATCTACCGCTCATCCACCGGCATTACGGTTAGAACCTTTTGCAGTAACCCATCCGGACATGTGGTAATTGAAAACCACAGCGGGGTAATGCTGGCCAATGGCCATGCTTATAAAGATAAAAAACTGGCCAGTGATAAAACCAACTTTGCCTTGCTGGTGAGCCATAAATTCTCTTATCCCTTTAATAAGCCAATTGAATACGCCAAATCAATTTCCAGATTGGCTAACGATCTGTCCAACGGAAGCGTATTGTTACAGAGATTCGGCGACATTTTAAAGGGCCGCAGATCCACAGAAAAGCGGATTAGGGAAGGATTTATCGAGCCCACACTGAAGGAAGCGGTGCCGGGCAACCTGGCATTGGTACTGCCCTACAACACAATGTTAAGCATCATAGAAATGATTAAAGCCCTTGATGCAGTAACACCGGGTATTGCATCGGACCACACCCTGCTCTACGGTGTGGAGGCTAAGTTCTACTCTGCCCGCCCCAAACTGAACAAGAATTTCGAAACAGAAGTGGTGGGCTTATACGCAGGCGGCGACGGGGCCGGTATCACCAGAGGTCTGGCACAGGCCGGAGCCTGCGGTGTAGTAATAGCCCGGGATATTGCCAAAAAGCTCAGTTAGTTAATTATTGACCGCCAGACATGGCTGAACAGTAACCCCCAGGATATCACCTGGGGGTTTTGATATTTTAAATAATTTAATTAATATAAGTTTGCTAAATTATCTTACTAGCGCAACTATTAGTGAATGTGTTTACTTTCACCCGCCTTTGCTATAACATGATATGTAGACAAACATAAAATCATTAAGGGAGGTAATGGCATGGCTAATAAATGCGGTTTGTGGTACCCTGTGCAGATGCTGCCAAAGAGAAAAGAAACTCCTGCCAAAGACACCAATAAATCAGGAAAGTGGCGTCCCGTACAAATGCTGGGACCTAAAAAATAAAGAAAGGCTAACTTATAAAGAAACACCTCAATTGAAGCTATTGAGGTGTTTCTTTTAAGCTATTGTTTTGAAAGTGGCCGGCTGTTGTTAAGCGACCTTTTAAACCGAAAGTAAAAGGTAGTGCCCTTTTCACCGCTGTCCACATCAATTTTAGCATCATGTCTGCTGGCAATACCATAGCAAATGGAAAGGCCCAGCCCGGTGCCGTTTTCCTTGGTGGTCAAAAACGGCGAGCCCAGTTTATTTAGCACCTTAGGATCAATACCCTTACCCTCGTCTTGCACTGCCAATACAACATGGTCGCTGTCCGCATAGGTCCTAATGGTTAACTTGCCCCCCGCCTCCATTGCTTCTAAGCCGTTACGGCAAAGATTTAATATAACCTGGCGTATTTCGTTACTGTTAAGCATTAAATGGGGCACCTTTCCCAATTCAACATTAATATATTTGCCCATACCCAGGGCATCGGCTTGAATTAATGGGGTTAGGGCCTGCAAGATGTCATTAATGTTCCGTAACTTCATACAAGAGCCCTTATCCTTTTTGCCTAAGGTTAAAAACTCAGTGATGATTGAGTTGGCCCGGTCTAACTCCTCAATCATCATATCAAAGTAATTTGCGTACTGTCTGCACCCTTCCTTTTCCGCAAGTATTTGTAAAAAACCGCGTACAGTGGCAATGGGGTTTCTCACCTCATGACTGATGCCGGCAGCCATTTCACCCACCAGGTTTAATTTCTCTAAACGGCTTATTTCCTCTTCTATACGCACCCTTTCGGTAATGTCGTTGTGGATAACCAGCACCGCCACAGCCTTGCCCTGGTCATCCCGTTGTACCACCGAGCGAGTGGCCACCACCAGCCTTCTCCCGTCCCGGGTTGTATTAATAACCTCACCTTCCCAGTAACCACGGCTAAACAACTCTTTCATTATTTCTTTTTTCTCCCTGGGAAATTGAGTCTTTAACAGCCGGTGAGAGTTTTTTCCGAGTACCTCTTCCTTACTCCAGCCGTAACGTTTTTCGGCCCCCCGGTTCCAAAAAATGATGTTATCGTTCACATCGCGCACTATTATACTGTCGTGGGCCAAGTCCAATAACTGGGCCTGCTCTTCCAATTTGGCCTTTTGCAGGCGCAAGTTGTTTTCCACCTGTTTGCGTTGGGTGATATCCTGTACTTGGGCAATGGTATATAAAGGCCGGCCATTTTCATCGCGGATTAATGACACACTTAAGAGCACCCAGATCACATGCCCTTTTTTATGAATGTAGCGTTTTTCCAACTGATAACTATTTATCTTTCCCTCAAGCATTTGCCGCTTTTTGTGCTCATCGGCGGCGATGTCCTCAGGGTGGGTATAGTCGTAATACTTTAGGTTTTTCAACTCTTGGGCCGAGTAGCCCAACAATTGACAGTAGTAGTCATTAACCTCCAATTGACGCCCCTCTAAATCATTCATTGAAATACCGATGGCCGCCTCTTCAAAGATTGCTCGGTACTTTTTCTCCTCTTCTTCAGCCCTTCTTAGTTTTTCGCGCAATTCTTTAATTTCATTGCCTAGCAACGCCGCATTCATCTCCGCCATACTCATTTTTACCCCCAACGACACAAATTAAATTTTGGCTATAAAAATTAAACGTGTTTTTCCGTTTTCCTGCAAACCGCTTTTATTTAATTTAAGGTGGTCCCCTTAAAAATCACAAAAGCAGGCACACAACACCTGCTTTAATCTTTAAGTTCATGCAAAATTTTTTCATATGCTTGGTAGGCATGTTGACCAAAGGCTACCAAAGTAACCTCTTCAATCTCCTTATTGCCCTCTAAAAAATTTTTTATTTCGGTCACTGCAATTTGGCAAGCCCGCTCCAGGGGGAACTTATACACCCCGGTACTAATGGCCGGAAAAGCTATGGTTTTAATATTGTGCCGCACAGCCAAGGCCAAGCTGTTTCGGTAACAGGAAGCCAAGAGTTCATCTTCACCCCTATTACCGCCCCGCCAAATGGGGCCCACCGTGTGTATCACATACCTGGCAGGCAGCCTGTATCCCTTGGTGATTTTTGCCTGGCCGGTGGGACAGCCCTTTAAGCCGCGGCACTCTTCCAGCAGCTCCGGCCCGGCTGCACGGTGTATGGCACCGTCAACACCGCCGCCACCCAACAAGGAGCTGTTGGCAGCGTTAACTATGGCGTCCACCTGCAATTTTGTGATATCTTCCTGTACCAGTTTAATTCGTTCTTTAACGCTGTTCATTTCCCATCCCCCTTAATTCAGCACGCACCTTATCCAAATCTTTACAAGCTCCGCAAAGTTATTAACATATTTATCCACATTATTAACAATTTTTGGTTTTACTGCCAAATGATAACTCAATAACTTATGTTTCACTGGCATTATCTTTAGTTGCCAGCACCCATAAGAGCGCCTCTGCCACAGCTTCTTCCGGGCTGGCACCGAAAAAACCGTGTTTATTTACACCAAAGTTCATGGTGTAGAGGCTAAATATTTCCACCACCCAACCGCCCCGGCCGTGACTATGGTTGAATAACTGGTATCCATAGCCATTTTCTTTAATTTCTTGCTGCATATCAAGGATTTTAGGAGCATAAACAGCATGGCCGGCCGGTTCTTCCCCTTTTTGCAACACCTGCCTGGTTTCGCCGCCCGGCAGGTAATAATTGTCACCCGGTTTGGCATTCCACCTGAGACCGGCCTCTTTTAGGGCTACCGCCCTTTGATAATCAACCACCGACAACCTGGTTCCACTCCTTTTTATAGGAAATATGAAAAGACCCTGGCCACCGCTTCTAACCATTTGGTAATTCTAGGGGTTTTTTCATACTCATCAAGTGTCAATAAGGTGCTCTCTTTTAAGTCCTTATGGAATTGTTGCTCAAGTTCTCCGGTTATTTCCCGGTCATAGATGATGGCATTTACTTCATAATTCAACTGATAGCTTCTTATATCCATATTGGCAGTACCTACGGTGGAAATTTGCCCATCCACCGTCAGCACCTTGGAATGGACAAAAGCGTCCTTGCGGTAAAAATACACCTTAGCGCCGCACTTTAGCAGCTCCGCCAGGTAAGTTTTAGAAGCGTAGTGAACAATGGCGTGATCATACCGGCCGGGAAAAAGTATCCGCACATCAACCCCACTCATTGCCGCCACCTTTAAAGCATCTTGTATGCTCTCAGTGGGCACAAAATACGGAGTGGTGATGTAGATGTGATCCTTTGCCATGGATATCATTTTTAACATTCCATGCATAATGGCAGGGTATTCGGCACCGGGGCCACTTTTTACCAACTGCAGTACCTTACTGCAGTTCTTTTCAAGCTCCGGAAAGTACTTTCTAAAATCCTCCACATAAAAGAAGCTTTCACCATTTGCCTTTTTAATGGTCCAAAAATCATCCAGAAAAATTGCCTGTAAGCCCCGCACAAAGTCACCTTTAATCATCAGGTGGGTATCCCGCCAATGGCCCAACCTACCTTTACCAAGGTAGTCATCACCAATATTCATACCGCCTACAAAACCCACCATGCCGTCGATGACCGCAATTTTGCGGTGATTTCTAAAATTAATATGGGTGTTAATAAACTTGAAAAGGGGTGCTAAGAAATACGAGTATTGAATAACGTCTACACCGGCATCCCTTAGCTCTTTAAAATATGATTTTTTTACTCTAATGGAGCCCACCTTATCCATGATAAAGCGGACCTTTACTCCTTCCTTGGCCTTTTGGATGAGGATGTCTTTTATTTCGTTTCCAATATTATCGCTTTCCACTATGTAATATTCCAAATGAATATGGTGCTGGGCCTTTAACATTTCTTCCTTTAGGGCTGCAAATTTTTCTTGGCCGCAATTAAATACTTTAATTTGATTGCCAACAAATAAGGGTGCGTCGCTGTTGCGGGCCAACAGTTCAATAAGACCGTGGTATTGGTAGTTTTTAAGCTCATTAACGGCCCGGCATAAAGGTTTTCGAACATAGGGAGAAAACTGCTCAATAAGTTTGTTTTTCTCCCTCTTCCAGTTAACACCCAAAAACATGTACAGTATTAAGCCCAAGAGCGGTAAAAAGAGCAAAATTAATATCCAGGCAATGGTCTTTTCTGTTT containing:
- the rnk gene encoding nucleoside diphosphate kinase regulator, which translates into the protein MPRTIYITNADKEKLQKLIDEEKEFNPSSREFIHNLEKELNSAKVVSSKEVPPDVITMNSKILLKDLDTDEEMTYTLVYPADADLLEDKISVLAPVGTALLGYKEGDIIDWPVPSGMARLKIEKILYQPEAAGDYQL
- a CDS encoding NAD(P)/FAD-dependent oxidoreductase, giving the protein MKNYDVIVVGAGPAGIFTCYELILKSPGVKVLLIDKGRDIHKRVCPILQKKTAKCPPATTKKDHAGCEPACSITNGFGGAGAYSDGKFNITTEFGGWMTDYLPPSEVLQLIKYVDQINIKHGATSTASDPTTRAVKDIEKRGLGVGLKLLRAQVRHLGTEQNLEILKSIFNYLQNKVDMLFEREVADILIKTEGDKKIAAGVILQNGEQYYADKVVLVPGRDGNEWITKIFNKCNIEITNNQVDVGVRVETLDTIMEEINEHLYEGKFIYRSSTGITVRTFCSNPSGHVVIENHSGVMLANGHAYKDKKLASDKTNFALLVSHKFSYPFNKPIEYAKSISRLANDLSNGSVLLQRFGDILKGRRSTEKRIREGFIEPTLKEAVPGNLALVLPYNTMLSIIEMIKALDAVTPGIASDHTLLYGVEAKFYSARPKLNKNFETEVVGLYAGGDGAGITRGLAQAGACGVVIARDIAKKLS
- a CDS encoding PAS domain-containing sensor histidine kinase gives rise to the protein MSMAEMNAALLGNEIKELREKLRRAEEEEKKYRAIFEEAAIGISMNDLEGRQLEVNDYYCQLLGYSAQELKNLKYYDYTHPEDIAADEHKKRQMLEGKINSYQLEKRYIHKKGHVIWVLLSVSLIRDENGRPLYTIAQVQDITQRKQVENNLRLQKAKLEEQAQLLDLAHDSIIVRDVNDNIIFWNRGAEKRYGWSKEEVLGKNSHRLLKTQFPREKKEIMKELFSRGYWEGEVINTTRDGRRLVVATRSVVQRDDQGKAVAVLVIHNDITERVRIEEEISRLEKLNLVGEMAAGISHEVRNPIATVRGFLQILAEKEGCRQYANYFDMMIEELDRANSIITEFLTLGKKDKGSCMKLRNINDILQALTPLIQADALGMGKYINVELGKVPHLMLNSNEIRQVILNLCRNGLEAMEAGGKLTIRTYADSDHVVLAVQDEGKGIDPKVLNKLGSPFLTTKENGTGLGLSICYGIASRHDAKIDVDSGEKGTTFYFRFKRSLNNSRPLSKQ
- a CDS encoding O-acetyl-ADP-ribose deacetylase — encoded protein: MNSVKERIKLVQEDITKLQVDAIVNAANSSLLGGGGVDGAIHRAAGPELLEECRGLKGCPTGQAKITKGYRLPARYVIHTVGPIWRGGNRGEDELLASCYRNSLALAVRHNIKTIAFPAISTGVYKFPLERACQIAVTEIKNFLEGNKEIEEVTLVAFGQHAYQAYEKILHELKD
- the cls gene encoding cardiolipin synthase yields the protein MDFNWQEILSWLLGINSLVLIVFIILQRKKTEKTIAWILILLFLPLLGLILYMFLGVNWKREKNKLIEQFSPYVRKPLCRAVNELKNYQYHGLIELLARNSDAPLFVGNQIKVFNCGQEKFAALKEEMLKAQHHIHLEYYIVESDNIGNEIKDILIQKAKEGVKVRFIMDKVGSIRVKKSYFKELRDAGVDVIQYSYFLAPLFKFINTHINFRNHRKIAVIDGMVGFVGGMNIGDDYLGKGRLGHWRDTHLMIKGDFVRGLQAIFLDDFWTIKKANGESFFYVEDFRKYFPELEKNCSKVLQLVKSGPGAEYPAIMHGMLKMISMAKDHIYITTPYFVPTESIQDALKVAAMSGVDVRILFPGRYDHAIVHYASKTYLAELLKCGAKVYFYRKDAFVHSKVLTVDGQISTVGTANMDIRSYQLNYEVNAIIYDREITGELEQQFHKDLKESTLLTLDEYEKTPRITKWLEAVARVFSYFL